A stretch of Daphnia carinata strain CSIRO-1 unplaced genomic scaffold, CSIRO_AGI_Dcar_HiC_V3 NW_026453039.1, whole genome shotgun sequence DNA encodes these proteins:
- the LOC130697196 gene encoding voltage-dependent anion-selective channel-like, protein NLETGVQLAWTAGSNATRFGIGCKYQLDNDSAVRAKINNASQLGLGYQQKLRQGVTITLSSMVDLKNFNQGGHKIGMALELEA, encoded by the exons AATCTAGAAACAGGTGTCCAACTTGCCTGGACTGCCGGTTCAAATGCCACCCGATTCGGTATTGGTTGCAAGTACCAGTTAGATAACGACAGTGCAGTCCGCGCCAAGATCAATAACGCTTCCCAGCTTGGCCTTGGCTATCAGCAAAAACTCCGCCAGG GTGTTACCATTACCCTATCGTCAATGGTTGATCTGAAAAACTTCAACCAAGGAGGTCACAAAATTGGTATGGCGCTGGAATTGGAAGCCTAA